In Saprospiraceae bacterium, a genomic segment contains:
- a CDS encoding pseudouridine synthase yields the protein MEKSKSKYKSVESSKSYSYYVFHKPFGVLCQFTPETPGQKCLRDYLTIESDVYPIGRLDKDSEGLLLLSNDKRLNHQILSPEKFIVKTYCCQVEGQIKPEAISLLLKGLQVRIKKQWLFLKAVKIDILEKDPEFQARVPPIRMRIHQPVSWIKIGIAEGKNHQVRKMLAAAGFPVLRLIRSAIGNLSLGALPPGDYRQISLKEIEKKVMAE from the coding sequence GTGGAAAAATCGAAATCAAAATATAAATCTGTCGAAAGTTCTAAGTCATATTCTTATTACGTTTTTCATAAACCTTTTGGGGTTCTTTGTCAGTTTACGCCGGAAACCCCCGGCCAAAAGTGCCTCCGCGATTATTTAACCATTGAATCGGATGTCTACCCCATTGGAAGATTAGATAAAGATTCGGAGGGACTTTTATTACTTAGCAACGACAAAAGGCTAAATCATCAAATTTTATCACCTGAAAAATTTATTGTAAAAACTTATTGCTGCCAGGTGGAAGGCCAGATCAAACCAGAGGCAATATCTCTATTACTCAAGGGTTTGCAGGTTCGTATCAAGAAGCAATGGCTGTTTTTAAAGGCAGTGAAAATAGATATTCTGGAAAAGGATCCGGAATTCCAGGCCAGAGTTCCTCCTATTAGAATGAGGATCCATCAACCGGTGAGTTGGATAAAAATAGGCATCGCGGAAGGCAAAAATCATCAGGTCCGAAAAATGCTCGCCGCTGCAGGATTCCCTGTACTGCGTCTGATCAGGAGTGCTATAGGTAACTTATCGCTTGGGGCACTTCCACCAGGGGATTACAGGCAGATCAGCTTAAAGGAAATTGAAAAAAAAGTGATGGCTGAATAA